Proteins found in one Sporichthyaceae bacterium genomic segment:
- a CDS encoding family 2A encapsulin nanocompartment cargo protein cysteine desulfurase, which translates to MTTPPPTAEPFAVPSDLPDEATINRWAAAFWSAMPGEPTDLTANQVTPVGSVVSPGTPGLPTSTPAGPPPTSAPQSYATTAGGVGLPLVPGTEALGLAPAFPTGAPMPSVEPSFYFLDGHGAGATPASPATSGFGAVRAPAVAGIPAVLDSPSGLPGSVEFPSGFYFLDEALPGGHIPDLPLDPHPAFDVHGVRRDFPILSEVVNGKPLIWLDNAATTQKPQSVIDRLAYFYAHENSNIHRAAHTLAARATDAYESARDTVADFLGAASSEEIVFVRGSTEAINLVAKAWGGRHVKSGDEIVISHLEHHANIVPWQMLAQRTGAVIKVIPVDDSGQILLDAYSDLLSDRTKMVAVTQVSNALGTITPVERIVELAHRAGARVLIDGAQSVPHTPVDMAEIGADFFVFSGHKVFGPTGIGVVYGRADVLEETPPWQGGGNMITDVTLERAQYDDPPGRFEAGTGNIADAVGLATALDYVSRIGMPNIAAYEHALLEYATPRLAEVPGLRLIGTAAQKASVLSFVLAGHEPHEVGQALNAEGIAVRAGHHCAQPILRRFGLEATVRPSLAFYNTCEEIDTLVAALHRLTGRARRG; encoded by the coding sequence CGATGCCCGGTGAACCAACCGATCTGACGGCCAATCAGGTCACGCCGGTCGGCTCGGTCGTGTCGCCCGGCACGCCGGGGCTGCCGACCAGCACCCCGGCCGGACCCCCGCCGACCAGCGCCCCCCAGTCCTACGCGACCACCGCCGGCGGCGTCGGCCTGCCACTTGTCCCCGGCACCGAGGCACTGGGGCTCGCGCCGGCGTTCCCCACCGGTGCGCCGATGCCCTCGGTCGAGCCGTCGTTCTACTTCCTCGACGGGCACGGCGCCGGCGCCACCCCGGCGTCCCCGGCCACCTCGGGGTTCGGGGCGGTACGCGCCCCGGCGGTCGCAGGCATCCCGGCGGTCCTCGACAGCCCGTCCGGCCTGCCCGGTTCGGTCGAGTTCCCCTCCGGCTTCTACTTCCTCGACGAGGCGTTGCCCGGCGGGCACATCCCCGACCTGCCACTGGACCCGCACCCGGCCTTCGACGTGCACGGCGTGCGCCGCGACTTCCCGATCCTGTCCGAGGTCGTCAACGGCAAGCCGTTGATCTGGTTGGACAACGCTGCCACCACGCAGAAGCCGCAGTCGGTCATCGACCGGCTGGCGTACTTCTACGCCCACGAGAACTCGAACATCCACCGGGCCGCGCACACACTGGCCGCCCGCGCCACCGACGCCTACGAGTCGGCCCGCGACACGGTCGCCGACTTCCTCGGCGCCGCCTCCTCCGAGGAGATCGTGTTCGTCCGAGGGTCGACCGAGGCGATCAACCTGGTCGCCAAGGCGTGGGGCGGGCGCCACGTGAAGTCCGGCGACGAGATCGTGATCTCCCATCTGGAGCACCACGCGAACATCGTCCCCTGGCAGATGCTCGCCCAGCGCACCGGCGCGGTCATCAAGGTGATCCCGGTCGACGACTCGGGGCAGATCCTGCTCGACGCCTACAGCGACCTGCTCTCCGACCGCACGAAGATGGTCGCCGTCACCCAGGTGTCCAACGCGCTCGGGACCATCACCCCGGTCGAGCGGATCGTCGAGCTCGCGCACCGGGCGGGTGCCCGGGTCCTGATCGACGGCGCGCAGTCGGTCCCGCACACGCCGGTGGACATGGCGGAGATCGGCGCGGACTTCTTCGTGTTCTCCGGCCACAAGGTCTTCGGGCCGACGGGCATCGGGGTGGTCTACGGACGCGCCGACGTACTCGAGGAGACGCCGCCGTGGCAGGGCGGCGGCAACATGATCACCGACGTCACCCTGGAGCGGGCGCAGTACGACGACCCGCCCGGTCGCTTCGAGGCCGGCACGGGAAACATCGCCGACGCCGTCGGGCTGGCCACCGCGCTGGACTACGTCTCCCGGATCGGCATGCCGAACATCGCGGCCTACGAACACGCCCTGCTGGAGTACGCGACGCCCCGGCTGGCCGAGGTTCCCGGGCTGCGGCTGATCGGCACCGCGGCGCAGAAGGCCAGCGTGCTGTCGTTCGTGCTGGCCGGCCACGAGCCGCACGAGGTCGGGCAGGCACTGAACGCCGAAGGTATCGCGGTCCGGGCCGGCCACCACTGCGCCCAGCCGATCCTGCGGCGCTTCGGCCTCGAGGCCACGGTCCGGCCCTCGCTGGCGTTCTACAACACCTGCGAGGAGATCGACACGCTCGTCGCCGCGTTGCACCGGCTGACTGGTCGAGCGCGACGGGGCTGA
- a CDS encoding Crp/Fnr family transcriptional regulator produces MGESPGRARTGAAELLAGAPLFAGVPAATLTRLAAAAIERTFRKGQFVFQQGDPGDSCYLIASGTVKVLTTSADGAEVIHCTLGPGDTFGELSFLDGGPRSAAVETLEECRLIVVLSTALDVVLADPSATRALLTYQGKLVRRLTEQAADLVVLDLPARLAKCLERMAETHGVRTPEGIRLEAALTQSDLAALVGASRPTVNQTLADFTRRGWIRGSGRNLLVTDVEALRRRHDRSG; encoded by the coding sequence GTGGGTGAATCTCCCGGACGGGCACGCACCGGCGCGGCCGAACTGCTGGCCGGCGCGCCGTTGTTCGCCGGGGTCCCAGCCGCGACGTTGACCCGACTGGCCGCCGCGGCGATCGAACGCACCTTCCGCAAGGGCCAGTTCGTCTTCCAGCAGGGCGATCCGGGCGACTCGTGCTACCTCATCGCATCGGGCACGGTGAAGGTGCTCACCACCTCCGCCGACGGCGCCGAGGTGATCCACTGCACGCTCGGGCCCGGCGACACCTTCGGGGAGTTGTCGTTCCTGGACGGCGGGCCCCGCTCCGCGGCCGTGGAGACCCTGGAGGAGTGCCGGCTGATCGTCGTGCTCTCGACGGCCCTGGACGTCGTGCTCGCCGACCCGTCCGCGACCCGGGCGCTGCTGACCTACCAGGGCAAGCTGGTGCGCCGGCTGACCGAGCAGGCGGCGGATCTGGTCGTGCTGGACCTGCCTGCCCGGCTGGCGAAGTGCCTGGAGCGCATGGCCGAGACCCATGGGGTGCGGACGCCGGAGGGGATCCGCCTGGAGGCCGCGCTCACCCAGTCGGACCTGGCGGCGCTGGTCGGCGCCTCCCGCCCGACGGTGAACCAGACGTTGGCCGACTTCACCCGCCGGGGCTGGATCCGCGGCAGCGGGCGCAACCTGCTCGTCACCGACGTCGAGGCGCTGCGCCGCCGGCACGACCGGTCAGGTTGA
- a CDS encoding polysaccharide deacetylase family protein codes for MELPRALLVIGALSTAAILPLSVGDPPSDGPAARVTTAVMLGEVAKPASRYLVSTPTATPATPATPAPNCLVLRCVALTFDDGPVADTQRLLSMLATEGVRATFFTVGEMVTEHPEMVRAEVAAGDEVGNHSWSHPQLTHLSDSAVRSQVERTAQAIEDAGAPRPTLFRPPYGDIDARVGADLAAEGQPAILWSVDTLDWLHRDPNSVYRRAVNGVRPGSVVLMHDIHPTTVTAVPRIIATLKARGYTFVTVSELYGEELKPGVAYEGREEEWTAAQQRPAEVDGTTAAPTQPPQPDGTPAPTDTPVPAETVEPTETPVPDEPGTTST; via the coding sequence GTGGAACTGCCTCGCGCCCTTCTTGTCATCGGCGCGTTGTCCACCGCCGCGATCCTCCCGTTGTCGGTCGGCGACCCGCCGTCCGACGGCCCCGCTGCCCGGGTGACCACCGCGGTCATGCTCGGCGAGGTCGCGAAGCCGGCCTCCCGATACCTGGTGAGCACCCCCACCGCGACGCCCGCGACGCCCGCGACGCCCGCGCCGAACTGCCTCGTGCTGCGCTGCGTCGCGCTGACCTTCGACGACGGCCCCGTCGCGGACACCCAGCGGTTGCTGTCGATGCTGGCGACGGAAGGGGTGCGGGCGACGTTCTTCACCGTCGGCGAGATGGTCACCGAGCATCCGGAGATGGTCCGCGCCGAGGTGGCGGCCGGCGACGAGGTCGGCAACCACAGCTGGTCGCACCCCCAGCTGACCCACCTGTCCGACAGCGCCGTGCGGTCGCAGGTCGAGCGCACCGCGCAGGCCATCGAGGACGCGGGCGCGCCGCGCCCGACCTTGTTCCGACCGCCCTACGGCGACATCGACGCCCGGGTCGGTGCTGATCTGGCCGCGGAGGGCCAACCGGCGATCCTCTGGTCGGTCGACACGCTGGACTGGTTGCACCGCGACCCGAACTCGGTGTACCGGCGGGCCGTGAACGGGGTGCGGCCCGGCTCGGTCGTGCTCATGCACGACATCCACCCGACGACCGTTACCGCGGTCCCGCGGATCATCGCGACGCTGAAGGCGCGGGGCTACACGTTCGTGACGGTCAGCGAGCTGTACGGCGAGGAGTTGAAGCCCGGCGTGGCCTACGAGGGACGCGAGGAGGAGTGGACGGCGGCGCAGCAGCGGCCTGCCGAGGTGGACGGGACGACGGCGGCCCCGACGCAGCCGCCCCAGCCGGACGGCACGCCTGCGCCCACGGACACTCCGGTCCCGGCCGAGACCGTCGAACCCACCGAGACCCCGGTGCCGGACGAGCCCGGGACTACGTCAACCTGA
- a CDS encoding CsbD family protein — MGDDDKVSNKAQDLGGRAKEAAGSLTGDDQMREEGRTDQAKAAIKDAGEHLKDAGEHLRAAAGKAGEHLREAAEKAKDATKH; from the coding sequence ATGGGAGACGACGACAAGGTTTCGAACAAGGCGCAGGATCTCGGCGGTCGGGCCAAGGAAGCGGCCGGTTCGCTGACCGGCGACGACCAGATGCGCGAGGAAGGCCGCACCGACCAGGCCAAGGCCGCCATCAAGGACGCCGGTGAACACCTCAAGGACGCGGGGGAGCACCTGCGCGCGGCCGCCGGCAAGGCCGGGGAGCACCTGCGTGAGGCGGCGGAGAAGGCGAAGGACGCCACCAAGCACTGA
- a CDS encoding DUF3488 and transglutaminase-like domain-containing protein produces the protein MSTVLSAPAPTGTHRPEPARRLGAELRRSLIGFVATALGLVALLAVVRDGQWLARSLFLAAGLFVVGSAGRALRLPRPAVVVVQAIAALFAVLALQVSDWAPRGFLPGASALRHLGHQIDDGTGDFTSMATPDHATFGIVAIVLIAASVAAIAVDTLAVGYRRPDLAAWVIPVLYAVPAAALAQSWRELMFLLPALGYLMLLVEGTGDRAARWGDSTIVESGGNRRMTAVAGTGVLVLCVLVPLALQGVTGNLLRNYGVGPAPAPLQIRDPLSVMRTLLVAPAEKPMFLHHSDSPWPAEEYLESAVLDSFDGSEWRGGVRSVGDLKGVLPAPFGLSASIPVTPVNAAVQARPDIDSDFLPIPRPATHVEVRGEWKLDAATGDILSGDGRNQIAEKSWSTVGLVVDPDPAQLTGAEPKDPTLARFLLLPGLPPQIAAQAKQITTGAKDVLEAGMRLQEFFRDPARFTYDLHPHGSGTAAITAFLSSHHGYSEQAAATMAVMARTLGIPARLAVGFTSGKQDGPDGWTVTNYDAHTWPELFLPDVGWTRFEPTPGTAGSQPRPLHWLTPAKKTPPSKDHKHKNDQPPPPPQDQPQSAPPPPPAQSAGGNNSCALDPTNCTHKLNPPPSGHQFPWWIMWPFLGLFVVSLPRLIRWFISRRRWAQVAFGHSLAWRGSPEGAAVIARVAWLELRDDAVDLGHVWPTNRTPRQAGDALAAEVALSAGTRAELEELVASVERARYAPRAGQRLQHERLRTAVLRVRRDIATAASKPDRARYWLAPRSLRFQIRPMRSRLAAMATFRPRLPKPRLRRRSAN, from the coding sequence ATGAGTACGGTCCTGAGCGCGCCGGCCCCGACCGGCACCCACCGGCCCGAACCGGCCCGCCGCCTGGGCGCTGAGCTCCGGCGCTCGCTGATCGGCTTCGTCGCCACCGCGCTCGGCCTGGTCGCGTTGCTCGCGGTCGTGCGTGACGGGCAGTGGTTGGCCCGCTCGCTGTTCCTCGCCGCCGGGCTGTTCGTGGTCGGCTCGGCCGGGCGGGCGCTGCGCCTGCCCCGGCCGGCGGTCGTCGTCGTGCAGGCGATCGCGGCGCTGTTCGCCGTCCTCGCGCTGCAGGTCTCGGACTGGGCACCGCGCGGTTTCCTGCCGGGCGCCTCGGCGCTGCGGCACCTGGGCCACCAGATCGACGACGGCACCGGCGACTTCACAAGCATGGCGACCCCGGACCACGCCACGTTCGGGATCGTCGCGATCGTCCTGATAGCGGCTTCCGTTGCCGCGATCGCCGTCGACACGCTCGCCGTCGGGTACCGCCGCCCCGACCTGGCCGCCTGGGTCATTCCCGTGCTCTACGCCGTCCCGGCCGCCGCGCTGGCGCAGAGTTGGCGCGAGCTGATGTTCCTCCTGCCGGCGCTGGGTTATCTGATGCTGCTGGTCGAGGGCACCGGCGACCGCGCCGCCCGCTGGGGCGATTCGACCATCGTCGAGTCGGGCGGCAACCGCCGGATGACCGCGGTCGCGGGCACCGGCGTGCTCGTTCTGTGCGTGCTGGTCCCGCTCGCGCTGCAGGGCGTCACCGGCAACCTGCTGCGGAACTACGGTGTCGGTCCGGCGCCCGCACCGCTGCAGATCCGCGACCCGCTGTCGGTGATGCGAACCCTGCTCGTGGCGCCGGCCGAGAAGCCGATGTTCCTCCACCACAGCGATTCCCCGTGGCCGGCCGAGGAGTACCTCGAGTCGGCGGTTCTGGACAGTTTCGACGGCTCGGAATGGCGCGGCGGCGTGCGTTCGGTCGGCGATCTGAAGGGCGTCCTGCCGGCTCCGTTCGGGCTGTCCGCGAGCATTCCGGTGACCCCGGTGAACGCCGCGGTGCAGGCCCGTCCCGACATCGACTCGGACTTCCTGCCGATTCCGCGCCCGGCCACCCACGTCGAGGTCAGAGGCGAGTGGAAGCTCGATGCGGCCACCGGCGACATCCTCAGCGGCGACGGGCGCAACCAGATCGCCGAGAAGTCCTGGTCGACCGTCGGACTGGTCGTCGACCCGGATCCGGCACAGCTGACCGGTGCGGAGCCGAAGGACCCGACACTGGCCCGCTTCCTGTTGCTTCCGGGGTTGCCGCCGCAGATCGCCGCGCAGGCCAAGCAGATCACCACCGGCGCGAAGGACGTGCTCGAGGCGGGCATGAGGTTGCAGGAGTTCTTCCGCGACCCGGCCCGGTTCACCTACGACCTGCACCCGCACGGCAGCGGCACCGCCGCGATCACCGCGTTCCTGAGCTCCCACCACGGGTACTCCGAGCAGGCCGCCGCGACCATGGCCGTGATGGCCCGCACTTTGGGGATCCCGGCCCGGTTGGCCGTCGGATTCACATCCGGTAAGCAGGACGGACCGGACGGCTGGACGGTCACCAACTACGACGCCCACACCTGGCCGGAACTTTTCCTGCCCGACGTCGGCTGGACCCGGTTCGAGCCCACCCCGGGCACGGCCGGCAGCCAGCCGCGTCCGTTGCACTGGCTGACGCCGGCGAAGAAGACCCCGCCGTCGAAGGACCACAAGCACAAGAACGACCAGCCGCCCCCGCCGCCGCAGGACCAGCCGCAATCGGCGCCGCCACCGCCCCCGGCACAGTCCGCCGGGGGGAACAACTCGTGCGCGCTGGACCCGACCAACTGCACCCACAAGCTGAATCCGCCGCCGAGCGGGCACCAGTTCCCCTGGTGGATCATGTGGCCGTTCCTCGGGCTGTTCGTGGTCTCGCTGCCGCGGCTGATCCGGTGGTTCATCAGCCGCCGACGCTGGGCGCAGGTGGCCTTCGGGCACTCGCTCGCCTGGCGCGGCAGCCCCGAGGGAGCGGCCGTGATCGCCCGGGTGGCGTGGCTGGAACTGCGCGACGACGCGGTCGATCTCGGGCACGTCTGGCCGACCAACCGCACCCCACGTCAGGCAGGCGACGCCCTGGCCGCCGAGGTGGCGCTGAGTGCCGGGACGCGGGCCGAGTTGGAGGAGCTCGTCGCGTCGGTGGAGCGGGCCCGGTATGCGCCGCGGGCCGGGCAGCGCTTGCAGCACGAGCGGTTGCGGACCGCGGTGCTGCGGGTGCGTCGGGACATCGCGACTGCGGCCTCGAAGCCCGACCGGGCCCGGTACTGGCTGGCGCCCCGGTCGCTGCGCTTCCAGATCCGGCCGATGCGCAGCCGCCTGGCTGCGATGGCCACGTTCCGCCCGCGGCTGCCGAAACCGAGGCTGCGGCGCCGTTCGGCCAACTGA
- a CDS encoding DUF58 domain-containing protein gives MTAVRARLVRLTRELTWRGRFSVAAGLVAMVVGLPLHQMILVRVAVLLLFLPPVCLLLVHRTRHQVRASRRIEPGRVSAGEQATVTVAVANNGLTGCGLLLAADTLPVGLAGRTRFAVRGLAAAATAEARYQVDCLVRGRHPVGPLTLRLTDPFGMSGVDRSISGTDDLVVIPKVHPLPHLRFGAEVAGTSDTRKTHPPTAGDDDLAVREYRRGDSMRRINWRVTARRGELMVRQEEHPPQTRATLLLDSRAEAHRGEGLDSSLEWAVSAAASIGVQLLARRFALRAICESGIGLGALVPEVLPPGPGVEHTYLDGLAVLEASKTRRLLEPGRFSGLGGDGVLVAIVGDLSTADAEELAARRRAGTVAIALVLDVDTWGRGGRRRSRGGGSADHEAVFRNRGWGVATVRAGDDVAEVWQRVGVRSEPRPGAA, from the coding sequence GTGACGGCAGTTCGCGCCCGTCTGGTGCGCCTGACGCGGGAGCTGACCTGGCGCGGCCGGTTCTCGGTCGCGGCGGGATTGGTGGCGATGGTCGTCGGACTGCCGCTGCACCAGATGATCCTGGTCCGGGTCGCGGTCCTCCTGCTGTTCCTGCCGCCGGTCTGCCTGCTGCTGGTGCACCGCACCCGGCACCAGGTCCGTGCCTCGCGGCGGATCGAGCCGGGCCGGGTCTCTGCCGGTGAGCAGGCCACGGTGACGGTAGCGGTGGCGAACAACGGGCTGACCGGGTGCGGGTTGCTGCTGGCGGCCGACACCCTGCCGGTCGGGCTGGCGGGGCGGACCCGGTTCGCAGTGCGTGGCCTGGCGGCCGCGGCCACGGCCGAGGCCCGCTACCAGGTCGACTGCTTGGTGCGGGGCCGCCACCCGGTGGGTCCGTTGACGTTGCGGCTGACCGACCCGTTCGGAATGTCCGGCGTCGACCGCTCGATCTCCGGCACCGACGACCTGGTCGTGATCCCGAAGGTGCATCCCTTGCCGCACCTGCGGTTCGGGGCCGAGGTCGCCGGTACCAGCGACACCCGCAAGACCCATCCGCCGACCGCCGGCGACGACGACCTCGCGGTCCGCGAGTACCGCCGGGGCGACTCGATGCGGCGCATCAACTGGCGGGTCACCGCCCGTCGTGGCGAACTGATGGTGCGTCAGGAGGAGCACCCGCCGCAGACCCGGGCCACCCTGCTGCTCGACAGCCGGGCCGAGGCGCACCGCGGCGAGGGGCTGGACTCCTCGCTGGAGTGGGCGGTCTCGGCAGCCGCCTCGATCGGCGTGCAGCTACTCGCGCGGCGCTTCGCGTTGCGGGCGATCTGCGAGAGCGGCATCGGCCTCGGCGCGCTGGTGCCTGAGGTGTTGCCCCCGGGCCCCGGCGTCGAGCACACCTACCTGGACGGCCTGGCGGTGCTGGAGGCCTCGAAGACTCGGCGGCTGCTGGAACCTGGCCGATTCAGCGGCCTCGGTGGCGACGGTGTGCTGGTGGCGATCGTGGGTGACCTGTCGACCGCGGACGCCGAGGAATTGGCTGCCCGGCGACGGGCGGGCACGGTCGCCATCGCGCTGGTGCTCGATGTCGACACCTGGGGTCGCGGCGGTCGCCGGCGGTCCCGTGGAGGCGGATCGGCCGACCACGAGGCGGTTTTCCGCAACCGAGGTTGGGGAGTGGCCACCGTGCGGGCCGGCGACGACGTCGCCGAGGTCTGGCAGCGGGTCGGCGTCCGCTCGGAGCCGCGGCCGGGTGCGGCATGA
- a CDS encoding MoxR family ATPase produces the protein MTTSIHDSLDPVSVREVAETAGRIQQAIDAVVIGKPDSVRLALTVLLAEGHLLIEDIPGVGKTLLSKALAKSIDCSSKRIQFTPDLLPSDITGVSIWNMHLREFEFQPGAVFANVVIGDEINRASPKTQSALLEAMEESQVTVDGTTYELGAPFIVVATQNPVEMEGTYSLPEAQRDRFTVRLSMGYPSQAAEVAMVRGHGQVSPLDSMQPVADARTVVRMIEAVREIHVSDDIVQYVVDITTATRTHDDLQLGASPRATLQLVRMGRAAAAIAGREYVLPDDIQRLADSVLAHRLMVTSEAQVARKTASSVLADIIRKVPLPEMS, from the coding sequence GTGACGACTTCGATCCACGACAGCCTCGATCCGGTGTCGGTGCGCGAGGTGGCCGAGACCGCAGGGCGGATCCAGCAGGCGATCGACGCGGTCGTCATCGGCAAGCCGGACTCGGTCCGGCTGGCGCTGACCGTGCTGCTCGCCGAGGGCCACCTGCTGATCGAAGACATCCCCGGCGTCGGCAAGACCCTGCTGTCGAAGGCGTTGGCGAAATCCATCGACTGTTCGTCCAAGCGCATCCAGTTCACCCCGGACCTGCTGCCCTCGGACATAACCGGGGTGTCGATCTGGAACATGCACCTGCGCGAGTTCGAGTTCCAACCGGGCGCGGTGTTCGCCAACGTGGTGATCGGCGACGAGATCAACCGGGCCTCGCCGAAGACGCAGTCGGCCTTGCTGGAGGCCATGGAGGAGTCCCAGGTCACCGTCGACGGCACGACCTACGAACTCGGCGCGCCGTTCATCGTCGTCGCCACGCAGAACCCGGTGGAGATGGAGGGCACGTACTCGCTGCCCGAGGCCCAGCGCGACCGGTTCACCGTCCGGCTGTCGATGGGCTATCCGTCGCAGGCCGCGGAGGTCGCGATGGTGCGCGGGCACGGGCAGGTCTCGCCGTTGGACTCGATGCAACCGGTCGCCGACGCCCGCACGGTGGTGCGGATGATCGAGGCCGTCCGGGAGATCCACGTCTCCGACGACATCGTGCAGTACGTCGTCGACATCACCACCGCCACGCGGACCCATGACGACCTGCAACTCGGCGCCTCGCCGCGAGCGACCCTGCAACTGGTCCGCATGGGCCGTGCCGCCGCCGCGATCGCCGGCCGCGAGTACGTGCTGCCCGACGACATCCAGCGCCTGGCCGACTCCGTGCTGGCTCACCGCCTCATGGTCACCTCGGAGGCGCAGGTGGCGCGCAAGACCGCCTCCAGCGTGCTGGCCGACATTATCCGCAAGGTGCCGTTGCCGGAGATGTCGTGA
- a CDS encoding QsdR family transcriptional regulator gives MALDATRRRRHTSRSAPELLDGLLLPSTEHARTPQVASVLAQARDMIAANERLDMARLSAELGVDRTTLFRWVGNRDQLLLEVIWSVVEPLLLECVTAAEGTGSAYLARVLGLWVEKAHRSPELQAVVSRDPERALRLLATRDGGLHGRLVESVEKLLRQERAGGCLPHPVALDELAEILVRTASSWVWTDLITGDPPDPIGLQVAVGLLLRPQPPKS, from the coding sequence GTGGCGCTAGACGCGACCCGGCGCCGCCGGCACACCTCGCGCTCGGCGCCGGAGTTGCTGGACGGCCTGCTGCTGCCGTCCACCGAGCATGCCCGGACGCCGCAGGTCGCCAGCGTGCTGGCGCAGGCCCGCGACATGATCGCGGCCAACGAGCGGTTGGACATGGCCCGGTTGTCCGCCGAGCTCGGGGTGGACCGCACCACCTTGTTCCGCTGGGTCGGCAACCGCGACCAGTTGCTCCTCGAGGTGATCTGGTCGGTCGTCGAGCCGTTGCTGCTCGAGTGCGTGACTGCCGCCGAGGGGACCGGCTCGGCCTACCTCGCCCGGGTCCTCGGGCTCTGGGTCGAGAAGGCGCACCGGTCGCCGGAGCTGCAGGCGGTGGTCTCCCGCGACCCGGAGCGCGCGCTGCGGTTGCTCGCCACCCGCGACGGCGGCCTGCACGGTCGACTGGTGGAGTCGGTCGAGAAGTTGCTGCGCCAGGAACGCGCCGGCGGCTGTCTGCCGCACCCGGTGGCGCTGGACGAGTTGGCCGAGATCCTCGTGCGCACCGCGAGTTCCTGGGTATGGACCGACCTGATCACCGGCGACCCACCGGACCCGATCGGCCTGCAGGTCGCCGTCGGCCTGCTGCTGCGACCCCAACCGCCGAAGTCATGA
- a CDS encoding serine hydrolase domain-containing protein, whose protein sequence is MTETTTDLMVDGFCAEGFGAVRDEFERNFRLRAELGASVCVRVGGATVVDLWGGVADADVGRPWDRDTVSVIFSATKGAASTCIHLLAGRGEIDLERPVAAYWPEFARKGKDQVTVHDVLTHRSGVLAIRAPLPAGAFFDAELMADLIAAEAPFFPPGQQQGYAAMTYGYILDALVRRTDGRSLGRYFADELAGPLGLDFWIGAPPQIEPRIAPILLPEIDPTTAAEFFLLTADPESIPGLQFGNSGGYLTPGQHNFNSREAHGAEIPSGGGIANARALAGLYEPLAFPGVDHNGVCFDSAAVAWMSTAHSAGWDHTLRHNFRLGLGYMLSVDNRWRPERRQDSLLLGSDAFGHTGFGGCVGFADPAHGMSFGYTMNRMSSAVTIGRRGQSLIDAAYYCLGLGSTDSGSWR, encoded by the coding sequence ATGACCGAGACGACCACCGACCTGATGGTGGACGGTTTCTGCGCCGAGGGCTTCGGCGCAGTACGCGACGAGTTCGAGCGCAACTTCCGCCTGCGGGCAGAGCTCGGTGCCTCGGTGTGTGTGCGGGTGGGTGGGGCGACGGTCGTCGACCTGTGGGGTGGCGTGGCCGACGCGGACGTCGGAAGGCCGTGGGACCGCGACACCGTCAGCGTGATCTTCTCGGCGACCAAGGGTGCCGCCAGCACGTGCATCCACCTGCTCGCCGGCCGTGGCGAGATCGACCTGGAACGCCCCGTGGCGGCGTACTGGCCGGAGTTCGCCCGCAAGGGCAAGGACCAGGTCACCGTCCACGACGTCCTGACGCACCGCTCCGGGGTGCTCGCGATCCGGGCCCCGCTGCCCGCGGGGGCGTTCTTCGACGCCGAGTTGATGGCCGACCTGATCGCGGCCGAGGCACCGTTCTTCCCGCCGGGGCAGCAGCAAGGCTACGCGGCGATGACCTACGGCTACATCCTCGACGCGTTGGTCCGACGCACCGACGGTCGTTCGCTCGGGCGCTACTTCGCCGACGAACTCGCCGGTCCGCTCGGGCTCGACTTCTGGATCGGGGCGCCACCACAGATCGAACCGCGCATCGCGCCGATCCTGCTGCCCGAGATCGACCCAACCACCGCCGCGGAGTTCTTCCTGCTGACCGCCGACCCGGAGTCGATCCCAGGGCTCCAGTTCGGCAACTCGGGCGGCTATCTGACGCCGGGTCAGCACAACTTCAACTCTCGCGAGGCCCATGGCGCTGAGATCCCCAGCGGGGGTGGGATTGCCAACGCGCGGGCTCTGGCCGGACTCTACGAGCCGTTGGCATTCCCCGGGGTCGACCACAACGGGGTCTGCTTCGACTCCGCCGCGGTCGCCTGGATGTCGACCGCGCACTCGGCCGGCTGGGACCACACGTTGCGGCACAACTTCCGCCTCGGCCTGGGATACATGCTTTCCGTGGACAACCGATGGCGACCGGAACGCCGGCAGGACTCGCTGCTGCTGGGCTCGGATGCCTTCGGCCACACGGGATTCGGTGGCTGTGTCGGTTTCGCCGACCCGGCCCACGGGATGTCGTTCGGCTACACCATGAACCGGATGTCCTCGGCCGTCACGATCGGCCGGCGCGGCCAAAGTCTCATCGACGCCGCCTACTACTGCCTCGGGCTCGGCTCTACGGACTCCGGCTCGTGGCGCTAG